DNA sequence from the Halococcus salsus genome:
CCGAGTGGATGCTCAGCGCGGCCGAGAGGACGTCCGGGTCGGAGAGATGTGGGGCGGCACCCGCGTACGCCGACACACCGATGTCCTCGAGACGGGCCGCGGTCGCGACGAACGCGGGAACGGTCCCGTATCCGAATTCGTACTCCGCTTCCCGAACGGGAGTGCCGCCGAGGTCGTCGATCGTCGTAGTCAGCGCCTCGACGTGCGCCTTCTCGTGATCACGGATTGCCTCAAACTGCTGGTACGTCGAGTAGCGGAGCGTCGGTCGCGCGAAGTACTGCGCGACCTCGGAGCGTTCGACCTCGCGTTCGGAGAAGCGTCCGCCGCTCGACGCCAGCGCGTCCCGGTAGAACGCGTGTTCGAGGTGTTCGAGCGAAAGCGCGTAGTTCAGTACGTCGATGTCGCTCGGGGACGTGTCGTCCGGAAGTTCGACGGTATCCGATCCTGCATAGCCGTGCTCCCCGGACTCGTCCCGTTCCCAGTAGAGGGAGGCGCTCGTCTCGTCGCCGGTGAACCCTGCCCCATCCGTCGGGAAGGTCAGAACGAGGTCGTCGGTCCCATCGCCGTCGACGTTCTCGACCACACCGTCGTCGACTGGTCGAACACCGCCACCGTTCGCGAGCAGGTCTGTCGTTCCGAAGCGGTATCTGACGGCACGCTCGGTCGGGTCGAACGTCACGCGCTCCCCGTCCCTGTCCGTGAACGTGGTCGCGCGAACCGCGACCGTCGTTCGACCGTCCTCGCCGGTCCCGACCCGATTTCGTTCCGATCCGGGTTCGACGTCGATGTCGAGTTGGTCCGGGAAGTGAGCCGCGGCGACGCCGCTCATCGTGGGGAGCGCGACGGCGGTCGCGGCCGTTCCGAGAGCGAGCTTGACGAACTGACGACGGTCGGTGTTCGCCGACGACGGTCGGAGCGATGGTGGCAGGTTCATGGTCGTTTCGGACCCCATCTCAGGGATCGATCGAGGGTTCGAGCGAAGCGAGGTCGTGCTTTCTGGCTTGAACGTCGAAACGAAACACCAGCAAAGCGACGTGACATCGACAGTACGATATCTGGTACGTCGCTGACTCGCGGCCTCGATACGACGGCGGTGTAGCTCCTTCGTTCGAAGCGACCCACCGACTACCTCGTCAGGTGCGTGACCGACCGCTTGCGACAGACCAGCATTCGCGGAGCCCGACGGCGAGCAGGACGGCCGCCGCGCCCGCCGCGGCGAGGTCCTGCACGAACAGGGGTATCGACCACGCGACCGCGAAGGTGACACCGGCCGCGACGACGTAGACGGTCTGCATCAGTCCGACCGCGACGACCGCGCCGGAGGTATCGGCAGCGCTGACGTGGGTTCCCGCTACGACGGCGGTCTCGGCGACGGTGTGAAGCGTCAGCAACACCGCTGCGGTCACCCCGACCACGCCACCCGCGATGTACGCGCCGGCGAGCGCCATGCCCTCGACGAACTGGTGAAGCGTCAACGCACCGGTGGTCGAGAGGGCTACCGTTCTGTCGTCGGCACGCACCTGCCGCGAGAGCCCTATCGCGCCGACGACCCCCATCGCGCCGGCCAGCAGCGTGAGTCCGGGCTTCGATGACCCAAGCGGGAGCAACACGAGGACACCGACGAGGGTCAGCCCGACCCCGAGTGCGCCGGAGAATCCCTTCCCGCCGAACCGATCCGATGGATGTCGAGCTCGGGCGACGACCACTCCGACCCCACCGAGCGAGCCCACGAGGGCCGACCCGAGCACGAGGATCGGGAAGCGAAAGCCGACGGTGGCCTCCGTGGACGGGACGTGCGCCGCCGCGAGGAACGGTATCGCGCCGAGCGCGGCGACCCCGACGAGCGACGATGCACCCACCCGAATCCCCCATCGGTCGGTGTCGACGCCGAGTCCGTTGGGGAGTCTCATCGGTGGAGTGCCTCAATCGCCCGACGCCTTCGCGGACGGCGTGTCGACCCGAACGACGCAGGACCTCGGCTCCTGGCTCATCCGGTCGGCCCGAACGAGGTTCCCCGTGAGCGCGAGTATCGTGACGCCGAAGAAGATCATCCCCACCGGGGAGGCGAGGTCGATGAACAGCCAGTAGAGCGGCATCGCGGTGGAGGGACCGAGGAGGACGACCGCGAACTCCGCGAGCACGGGGCCACAACAACAGCACGCGTTCGGAGCCGACAGCGCGAGCGCGCCCGTGATGGCGTTCGTCGTCGTATCGTTCTCCCCGGCGTCGGCTCCGTCGCCCTTCCAGAAGTGGGCGATTGCCGCCCCGTTCAATCCGACCAGCCCACCGAGCAGCCCGACGAAGAGGACGACACCGGGCGAGAGCGCCGCCCGGAACGGCACGTACGGCGGCGTCGCGAACAGGTCCGGCGGCAGGATGGCTTCGAGGACGGGTGTGACGAACGGGAGCCTGGGAACGAAGAGTTCGAGCGCGGGCCAGGTCGCCAGCGGCGCGAGGATCGGGAATATCTCCAGGTCGATCCGGGTCCACGAGAGCCCGACGCCGTCGTCGATGGCGAAGCTCAGCATTCCCGAGGAGAAGAGGAAGAAGACGGCGGCGAGGAGCGCGATCCCGGCACCGAAACGGCGTGCGAGACGGTCATTCCGGAGGTCGGCGAGCAGGTGGCGACAGTCACGCCAGAAGATGTAACCCACCGTCACCGGCAGCGCGAGTTCGAGGAGATAACCCACCGGGTTGGTCGGGCCGTAGAGCCCGAGCGCGTCCATGACCGCCGAGTAGGTTATCCAGAGCCCGAGGATGATGCCGAGGATCGCGTACCGGGGGCGCGAGGGCCATCGAAGCTGGACCGCGACGAAACTGCCGGTCAGCACGAGCGCGCCGACGAGGAGGGTCGCCGGGTAGAAAGCCGCCTCCGGGATCGGCGACTGTGAGACCGAGAACGACTGGATCTGCGAGAGCTGTACCAGCCCCACGCCGCCGGCCGCGACGAGCACCAACCCGGCGAAGACCCCGTAGACGGCGTATCGGTCCCGACCCGTGTCGAGGGTCCGACCGAGGTAGATGCTGGCGGCGACGACGACGAGCCCGGTGACGAGCGGGAGCAGCGACGCCCACTGGACGATCCTGACCGTCCCGCCGTGGGCCGACGCGAGCGGGACGAGCTGGAGCGCACCGACGAGTATCGCCGCCCGGAGACCGCCACGAGCCAGCAGCCCCAGATCCGACGATAGATCGAACCCTCTATTCATCGTGTCGTGCGAAGCCATTGGATACTACCGGAGAAGAGTGTGTTGTCTTCGCTATTAGTCCGACGGGGGTCGTCCCGGACACCGAGAAAAACGGACCCGACCCGGAGTCATCGTCCATCCTCCGACGGGAGGGGGAGGACTGGAAATAGTGTTCTGGTGCGCCCATCGAAAACCGCTCCGACGCGCTGGAGGGGTCGAGTTCGACCTCCCTCAATTGGCATCCCTCACGGAACGGTTAAATACGTAGAGCGACTTCTATATGGCTGATTCTACCAGCGTTAGTATCCCTCTGACCTGTCGAGAATTGGGAGAGACGATGAAACCCTTCGAAACGAGCAGTGGCAGCAGAACCGATACGCGGACCGTTGACGAACGCTCGAAGCGGGCGTCCCGTTCGCCGGCAGTGACCCGTACGGACGGGCCGATCGATGGAGGAAGGTGGCGATGAGTACGGTTCAGGCTCGGCCGGTCCCGGAGCGCGACGCCTCGACGCTGCTCCGCGAGATCACGCTCTCGCGCGTGGTGGCGCTCCAGTTGGCGTTCGTCGGGACCCTCGGTTTCGTGCTCTCGCTCGGGGTATTCGGCCGGGTCTTCGAGCTGGTCACCGGGCAGTCGCTCGTCAGTGTGAACCAGTTCGTCTCCGTCGGAGCGGTGAGCGGGCTGCTGGGAACGCTGGTGGTGGTCGTACTGGCCGTCGTGATCGTCCTCCCGCACGAGTTGCTCCACGGACTCGCGATCTCGTACTATGGGGGAAAACCGCGTTACGGCGTCGGTCTCGCGCACTTCCTGCTACCCTACGCCTACGCGACGGCCGACCACCGGTTCACCCGCAACCAGTTCGTCGTCGTCGCGCTCGCGCCGCTCGTGGGTCTCACGGTTCTCGGCGTCGCGCTGATGGCCGCCTTCGAGTGGTCGTGGCTGATCGTCCCGCTAGCCGCGAACGCCGGTGGGGCCGTCGGTGACTGCTGGATGGTGCTGACCGTGCTCGGCTATCCGGCTCACACGCGCATCGAGGACGGCACGACCGGGCTGCGGATCCTCGGTACCCGAACCGACAGTTCCCAGGGTCACTGGCTCACGACCGCCCTCTGGAGCGTCGCTATCGGGACGGCCGTCGTCCCGATCGGCGTCTACCTCGTCGGACCGTTCGCCCTGCTCGCGCTCGGGATCGAATCGCTGACCGTCGGATGGCCCGGAACGGTCACGCTACTCTTCGAATCGACGGCCACGCCGATGTCGTACTCGTTCTCGGTCGGACCCGGGAGCTTCCTGCTCGGCGCTATCCTCGGCGCGGTCTACGCGTTGGTCCGCTCCCGATAGCGCCGTTCGTTCCGTTTCTGTAACGGTTCATCGCGAACCGACTGGAACGAGCCCGGAGATATCCTTATGCGAAAGACAGGCGCAAAACCCGGTCCTTGAGGGCGGGGATACGCGCCGTCAGCTTTGTCGCGGATGTTCGCAACTGCTGGCTACCTGCCGATGGCTGGCCGGATATTCGTTGTCAATTCGTGACCGGTGGGTTCATGTTTACGAGCTTCATAACCGCTTATGGAGACAGATGCCGACGCGAACCATCCGAACGTTCGAAGCCACCATCCTGAACCAACGACAGGTTCGGGACGACCTCGACCAACTCGGCTGGGCCGCGTCGAAGCTCTGGAACGTCGGTCGCTACTACGCACAGGGCATGTGGGACGACACGGGCGAGATTCCCGATGACGGGGAACTCAAACGCGAACTCAAAGGCCACGAACGCTATACGGACCTTCATTCCCAATCCAGTCAGCGCGTTCTCGAAGAACTCGCTGAAGCGTTCAACGGCTGGTTCGCAAAGCGTCGGAACGGCGACGACCGTGCCCGACCGCCCGGCTACCGCAAACACGGCGATTCGCACCCACGCTCCACGGTGTCGTTCAAGGCGGCTGGCTTCAAACACGACGCACAGTACCAGCGCGTTCGCCTCTCGAAAGGCCGGAATCTCAAGGAACACCGTTCGGACTTCGTGCTCTGTGAGTACAAAACCCGACCCGATGTGGACCTCACCGAGTGGGACATCCAGCAGGTCCGGGCCGTCCACAAACGCGGCGAGTGGCGACTCCAATTCGTCTGCCGAACGACGATTGACCCTCAACCGCCGGGCGACGAGGTTGCCGGAATCGACCTCGGAATCTGCAACTTCGCCGCCGTCTCGTTCGGTGGCGATTCACTGTTGTATCCCGGTGGCGCACTCAAAGAGGACGAATACTACTTCGCCAAGAAGCGTGCGGAGTGTGACGACTCGTTCTCCCGTGAGGCCCGCCGTCTCGACCAGAAGCGCACTGACCGCCGCACGCACTTTCTCCATACCCTCTCGAAAGAGATTGTGGCAAAATGCGTCGAACGCGAGGTCGGTACAATCGTCGTGGGCGACCTCGGCGGTATCCGCGAGGACGAAAACGGCGACCCCACCAATTGGGGCGACCACGGCAACATGGACCTCCACGGGTGGGCGTTCGACCGCTTCACGACGATGCTCGACTACAAGGCCGAAGCCGAAGGAATCGAGGTCGAAACCGTCTCCGAACGGGACACGTCGAAGTCGTGTTCGGTATGTGGTCGGTGCGACGACAGCCAGCGTGTCGAACGCGGATTGTACGTCTGTGACGAGTGCGGACTGGTCGCCAACGCCGACACGAATGGCGCAGAGAATATTCGACAAAAGGTACTCCCGAATCTCGCCACGGATGGCGGTGATAGGGATAACGGCTGGTTGGCACAGCCAGCGACCCGTCTCTTTTCACGAACGCGGGGAGCGTTTTTCCCACGTTCCGAGGCGGGTTGCGAACCCTGATATCCCACCAGCGGCAGGGAATCCTCGCCGTTCACGGCGGGGAGGATGTCAATGTTCTACGACACGAACCGGCGATATGAAACGTCGGTGGTTCGTACTGGTCGGTCTCCTCGTCATCGCGCTCCAGTCGGCGATCCTCGTCGCCTTCGGGTTCCCGTCACCCGCCGACCCGGCCACCGCTCTCCTGCTCGGCGGGATGACCCTCGCCGGGTGCTCGTTCGTCCTCGGTGGGTTCGACCGCCGCCTCGGCGGTGTCGAGTGGTACCAGTTCGTCGGGGTCGGCAACGTCCTGGTCGGGGTCTCGGTGGCTCTCGGCCAGTTGATCCCGGTTCTCACCGGGCCGACGGCGTACGACAGCAGTACGCTGCTCGCTCTCGTCGTATTCGCCGTCGTCGGTGGCGGCTCGATAGTCTTCATCGGTGCCGACTGGGTCCGCGGGGGACACCACTTCGACCTCTCGGTCTTCGAACCAGGGCCGATACTCGCCTCGGGAACGGGGAAACGGAACTGACGACCGACGACATGGCACTCGACACGCTCACATGAACACGAAGCAACGAATCCTGTTGGGACAGGGATCGACCGCCATCGCGATGGTGCTCCTGCTCTACGAGCGGATCGCGGATCCCGAACCCGCGGTACCCCGGCTGTTCGGTGTCGACTGGCTCGTCCTGGTCGCGGTCGTGATACTGCTCGTCAGCCTCGGTATCGTCCTCCGAACCCTCCACACCGAGACCGTCTCCAGCGGCACACGAACCGAGTGACCGCCTCGCGGAACGGCCGACGACGCACGTTCTGGTTCCGGATTCGAGATGCTTATCACGTCCGGGACTCGAATTTTACCAGAATGTCAAACGAGCCAGCGCGACCCGATGTCGGCCCCATCGGCGGGGAGATGGTTCGGCACGGAACCGGTGTGGATTCGAACCGCGCCTTCCCGACGAACACCTACCCCGAACACCTCGATCCGTTCGTCCTCTTCGAGCGGTTCTTCATCGAGCCCGAGCGGGGGTTTCCGATGCACGAACACGGGGGGTTCGAGATCGTCTCGTACATGATCGACGGCGGGATGGACCACGGGGACTCCCTCGGTGTCACGCACACGGCCACCGAGGGCGACGTCATGCGGATCACGGCCGGGAACGGGATCCAGCACTCCGAGTTCCCCGCCGACGGGGCCGCGTGTAGCGGGCTCCAGCTCTGGGTGAACCTCCCGCGCGAGGCCAAGGGGATCGACCCCAGCTACGACGACGCGACCGGCGACGAGCTCCCGACGGAGGTGGAGGACGGTGCCACCGTGACGACCGTCGTCGGCGACGGGTCACCGATCGAACTTCACACGCGAACGGAGTACCTCGACGTCGCGGTCACCGACCGCTGGACGTGGACGATACCGGACGGCTGGTCGGGCTTCCTCTACGGCGTCGCCGGCCGCGGGACGGTTAATGGGGAGCGGTTCGCGGAGGGAGACGTCCTCCCGGTCACGAGCGCGAGGGACGTCACCCTCGAACGCGACGGGGCGGAGGCGTTCCGCGCGGTCGCCGTCGCCGGGTCGCCACACGAGGAGCCGATCCGCGAGGGCCGTACGTCCAGTAGCCGGGCTTCCCGCCGAACGTTTTCTCCTGAATGTGTCGCGGATCCATCTCGTAGAACGGTGAGCGGTCGGGACGACGGGCGGTGCAACCACGAATCTAATACGTCGCTCCACCCTATCGACGGTATATATGACCCCGGACAGCGAACGAGGAACCGCTACGGACACCGAGCGGGCGATCATGGAGGCGACCTTTCGGGCGCTCAGCAAGCACGGCTACGTCGACCTCCGGCTGCGCGATATCGGCGACGAGTTCGAGATGACCCGCCAGTTGATCCACTACTACTACGACGGCAAGCACGACCTCATCTCGGCGTTTCTCGAATACGTGATCGAGCAGTACGAGGGCAGCGTCGCGGTCGACGAGAGCGACGACCTCTGGGCGGAGCTGGACGCCCGGATCGACCAGTGTCTCTTCGGCCCCGAGTTCGCCAGCGACTTCGACCACTGGGATCGGATGCGCGTCTACCACGAGCTGTTCTCGCAGGCCCAGAACGACGACCAGCACCGCGAGATATTCAACCGCCACTACACCAAGATCCGCCGCAGCATCACCCGCGTCATCGAACGCGGGATCGAACAGGGCGTCTTCCGGGACGTCGACCCCGAGAACACGGCGCAGTTCATCACCGACGCGATACACGCCGCACGCGGACGGCGGATCTCGCTCGGCCACGACGAAGCGCCGGAACAGATACGCCGCGCGCTTGACGAGTTCGTCATCTCCTCGCTCGCCCCGCCGGGCGAGGAGCCCGAGTTCAAGCGCGCCCGTTCGACCGCCCGAAACTGACCGTCCACGACGGCTCGACAGCCACGAGCCGACTCCCTTCTCGGGGTTTTCTTCCCTCGTTCTGCCTCCGGAGTTCAACCGTAGAGCCACTTCGGTCGGAAGGCACACCGACCGGATATCGCCCGCTCGAATCCGACTTCCGAATTTTACCGATCGGTAAACTTAATGGAACGGGTCGACAACGGACGAGGAGCACCATGACCGACTCACGACCGGCCGACAGCACCGATCAGCGAGCCGACGAGGGCCCCCCGAACCGATGAGGATCGGACGGTTCGGGGCCGACGACGACGCGGCGTGGGTGGGTGTGGTCGACGGCGAGACGGTTTACAACGTCCCGGAGGCGGCAGCCGAGATCGGTGTCGACCTCCCCGGGGGAACCGTCGACCTCCTCTCGACGTGGGGCTGGCGAGAGAAGGTCGAACTCGCCGTCGAGTACGCTGCCGAGACGGGTGAGGCGACCTACGACCTCGACTCGCTCGACCGGCACGCCCCGATCACCGACCCGGCGAAGGTGATCTGCGTCGGGTTGAACTACGCCGACCACGCCGACGAGGGCGGGTTCGAGGCACCCGACGCGCCGGTGTTGTTCTCGAAGTTCCCCACGGCGCTCACCGGACCGGGGGCGGCGATCGAGTGGGACCCGACGCTCACGGAGGCGGTCGACTACGAGGGCGAACTCGTCGCCGTCATCGGGGACCGAGCCCGGAACGTCGACCCGGAGAACGCGCTCGACCACCTGGCCGGCTACACGGTGGGGAACGACGTCTCCGCGCGCGACCTCCAGATGGCCGACGAGCAGTGGGTTCGCGGCAAGAGCCTCGACACCTTCGGCCCGATCGGCCCCGACATCGTTACCCCCGACGAGATCCCCGACCTCGGGGACCTCGACGTCTGGACCGAGGTCAACGGCGAGCGGCTTCAAGCGTCGAACACCCGTCACCTCATCTTCGGGATCGACGAGCTGGTCTCGTTCTGCTCGCGGGCCTTCACCCTCGAACCCGGCGACGTGATCTACACTGGGACGCCCGACGGCGTCGGCTACTTCAGGGACCCCCAGGTCCTGCTCGAGGACGGCGATTCGGTCACCGTGGGCGTCGAAGGGGTCGGCGAACTCCACAACCACTGCCATTCCGACCAGTAAGGCCCCCTCTCGACGAGGTCGTTTACCAACCAGTAAAATCGGCCGCTAACCCGAACGGTATATCCTTTTACTGCATGGTAAACGGTGAAGTACGATGGGAGAAATAAGCCGACTACACCACGTAACGGCGTTCGCGAGCGACCCGCAGCGGAACCTGGACTTCTTCACCGAGGTGATCGGGCTGCGGTTCATCAAGCGAACGGTTCGATTCGACATCCCCGAGGAGATCTACCACCTCTACTACGGGGACGAGGCCGGAACGGCCGGCTCGATCGTGACGTACTTCCCGGTTACGGACATGAACGAGGGCCTCGTCGGGAAGGGACAGATCAGCGCGGCCGGCCTCGTCATCCCCGAGGACTCGGTCGAGTACTGGATCGACCGCTTCGAGGAGCACGACGTCGAGCACACCGTCGAGGAACGCTTCGGCGAGACCGCGATCGGCTTCACCGACCCCGACGGAACACCGTTCGAACTCGTCACCGGCGAGTCCGACATCGACCCGTGGGACGGCGGACCGGTCCCCGCGGAACACGGCGTTCGAGGGCTCCACAGCGTCACGATACACTCGAACGACCCGGCGGGGACCTTCCGGGCGCTCGAAACGATGGACTGGAGCCGGGTCGGTCGGGCCGACTACCCACAGGCCGGCGACCACGTCCGGTATCAGGCCCCCGGCGACAGGAAAGGCGCGAACTACGTCGACGTGCTCGTTCGCCCGAACGCGCCACAGGGAGTCCAAGGAACGGGAACCTTCCTGCACGTCGCCTTCGACACCGGCGAGAAGTGGGAGCAAAAGGAGTGGAGCGAGCGTTTCCGCGAGGCGGGCCTGATCACGACCTCGCGGAAGGACCGCGACTACTTCTGGTCGATGTACTTCACCGAGCCCGGCGGTGCGACTTTCGAGTTCGCGACCGAGGGCCCAGGAGTAACGCTCGACGAGAGCATCGACGCGCTCGGGTCGGAGCTCAAGGTGCCGGACTGGCTCGACGTCGACGTGAGCGAGATCGACGAACAGCTCCCCGACCTCACGACGGACTGACCGAGGCGACGGAGCAGGACCGCCCGGGACAACCTGCGCGGTCGCCAGCACGAACAGCTACTCTGCAACGCCGATTCGACGGAGAACGACGATGGAACCAGAACGAGCCACCCCGACGAGACGACCCACCGACGCCGACTACACGACCGAACCGGACGACGAGCTTCCCGTCGAGCTGACGACGCTCCCGTGGATCGACGTCCACAACCACGCACACACCCTCTCGTGGAACGACCGGGAGCGGTTCGCGCTGAGCGGCTGTCACGAGATGGTGATGATGGCCGCGGCGTACTACTGGACACCGTACAAGCCGGTCGCGCCCGAAGACGTTCGCTACCTCTGGGACGACGCGCTCAATCGGCTCGACCCGATCCGCCGGTCACACGTCTTCGATGCGAGTCTGGGTATCGGGATCCACACCGGCGCGCGCGTCGAGAACGTCGAGGAACTGCTCGACGTGATGCCCGACTACCTCGAACACGACGCGGTCCGGGCCGTCGGCGAGATCGGTATCACCGGGTCACAGCACGTGAGTCGGTGGGAGCTCGACGCACAGCGAACGGTGATGCGCGAGCAGTTGCAACTCGCCGCCGACTACGACCTCCCGGCCGTCGTCCACACGCCGCCGAACCTCGACAATGTGGACGTCCCCTACCGGGAGCGGGGGCCGATCCCCGGCTACGAACTGAACAGCGACCTCCAGCAGGAGTCGGTCATCGAAGCCGCGGACACGAAACGCGCTGCGACGGAGCTGGACGTCGAACTCGCCGAGGAGGCGGGTCTCCCCGACGAGCAGCTGGTGCTCTCCCACGCCGACCGTGACATCGCCCCGTTCGTGCTCGAGAACACCGACGCGTACCTGAGCTTCACGATCAGCTATCCCTGGCTGCTCGGGACCACGGCACGGGACGTCGCGGCCGTTATCGACGAGTACGGGCCGGACCGCGTCATGATGGAGACCGACAGCGCGGGCATCCTCCGAAGCGACGTCTTCTCGTTCAGACGGGCGATCTTCGACCTCTATCGGCTGGGCATCGAGGTCGAGACGATCCGCGAGGTCGTCTACGAGAACCCCCGTCGCGTGCTGAGCTGACACGGTCGGGGTCGGTCTCGACCGTCGGGGATGACGAGTTCCTGAGACAGTCTCTCGTCGACCGGTGGACCGGATCGAACGGGGTTCCCGCCGGATCAGAACGCTTTTACTGAGCAGTAAAATAAAGGGTGGTATGGTAGACGTCGCAATCGTCGGTGGCGGCCCCGCCGGCCTCAGCGCAGCACTGTTCGCCCAGAAGAACGGCCTCGAAACCGCCGTCTTCGATACCGACCAGACGTGGATGCACAAGGCCCACCTCTTCAACTACCCCGGCGTCGGCTCCATCGACGGGACGGACTACATGGAGGTCCTCCGGACCCAGGTCGACGACTTCGGTGTCGAGCGCCACCAGGGAGCCGAGGTCACCGCCGTCGAATCGACCGACGACGGCTTCACGGTCACGGCCGACGAGGAGTACGAGGCGAACTACGTGATCCTCGCGACGGGCGCGAAGCGCGACCTCGCCGAGGATCTGGGCTGTGCGTTCACCGACGAGGGCGCGGTGGACGTGGACGTGACGACCGAGACGAGCGTCGAGGACGCCTACGCGACGGGCGCGATGGTCCGCGCCGAGGAGTGGCAGGCGGTCATCGCCGCCGGCGACGGTGCCGCGGCGGCGCTCAACATCCTCACGAAGGAGAAGGGCGAGCACTACCACGACTTCAACGTACCCGCCGACGCCGAGGAGGTCTTCGGCGCGATGGCCGACGACGACTGAGACGGCGACCGCGGTCGCGACGGTGGAGCGTCGGTCTGGCTTCCGACCGAACTCCGACTTCGAGCCGATTTTCAGACGCTGAAGATCCGGGAAACCGATTTCACCCGTTCGAAGCAGCACTCGTGTAGAGCCTCCGACCGTCCGTCGGGGCTCCGTTCGGGAGACCCCGCTTCCCTGGCATCACTTTTATTACACATCTGTCTCCAATTTTCCTCAATGGATGCCTCGACTTCATCCAAGCTATCAATGATGGCGATCGATACCACCGACCTGACGAAACGCTACGGAAGCACGCTCGCCGTCGACTCCCTCTCGCTCTCGGTACCGGCGGGAACCGTCTACGGGTTCCTCGGTCCGAACGGGGCGGGGAAGACCACCACGATGCGGATGCTCACGGGGCTCACGCACCCCTCCAGCGGGACCGGGACCATCGCGGCCGCCCCGATCACCGACCGCGACCGGCTCCGTCCCCACATTGGCTATCTCCCCGAGGAGCCGCCGCTCTACGAGGAGGCGACCGCCGAGGAGCAGCTCGACTACGTCGCCGGGCTCCGCGACCTCCCCACCGACGCGGCACACGAACGGATCGATCGCCTCCTCGCGGACCTCGATCTCGCGGCCGACGCCGGCACGCGCATCTCGGAGTACTCGAAGGGGATGCGCCAGAAGGTCGCCTACATCCAGGCCGTCCTCCACGACCCCGACGTGGTCTTCCTCGACGAACCAACGTCGGGGCTGGACCCACGTGCCGCCCGGACGCTCCGCGAGATGATCGCCGACCTCGCCGACGGCGGAACGACGGTCTTCCTCTCGACACACATCCTGCCGGTCGTCGAGGCGGTCGCCGATACGGTGGGCATCCTCTACGACGGCCGGCTCGTCGCCGAGGACACGCCGGACGCCCTGACGAACCGTGCCGAAGCCGGCGAAACCGGCAGCCTCGAGGACGCCTTCCTCGAACTCACAACCGATACACCCGCCCGAGGCCGGGAGGCCACCGATGGCTGAGTCGGGGTGGGCGCGCCACGCGCTCGGTATCGGGCTGTTCGAGTTTCGGCGCTCGGTGCGCGCGATCCGGCGTGACAAAGCCCGGCTCGGGATGACGGCCCTCCCCGTGGTGGGGCCGCCGGCGATCCTGACCGCGCTTCTCGCGCTGTTCGCGAGCGAGATCCGAGGTATCGGGCCGCTC
Encoded proteins:
- a CDS encoding TatD family hydrolase; translated protein: MEPERATPTRRPTDADYTTEPDDELPVELTTLPWIDVHNHAHTLSWNDRERFALSGCHEMVMMAAAYYWTPYKPVAPEDVRYLWDDALNRLDPIRRSHVFDASLGIGIHTGARVENVEELLDVMPDYLEHDAVRAVGEIGITGSQHVSRWELDAQRTVMREQLQLAADYDLPAVVHTPPNLDNVDVPYRERGPIPGYELNSDLQQESVIEAADTKRAATELDVELAEEAGLPDEQLVLSHADRDIAPFVLENTDAYLSFTISYPWLLGTTARDVAAVIDEYGPDRVMMETDSAGILRSDVFSFRRAIFDLYRLGIEVETIREVVYENPRRVLS
- a CDS encoding ABC transporter ATP-binding protein is translated as MMAIDTTDLTKRYGSTLAVDSLSLSVPAGTVYGFLGPNGAGKTTTMRMLTGLTHPSSGTGTIAAAPITDRDRLRPHIGYLPEEPPLYEEATAEEQLDYVAGLRDLPTDAAHERIDRLLADLDLAADAGTRISEYSKGMRQKVAYIQAVLHDPDVVFLDEPTSGLDPRAARTLREMIADLADGGTTVFLSTHILPVVEAVADTVGILYDGRLVAEDTPDALTNRAEAGETGSLEDAFLELTTDTPARGREATDG
- a CDS encoding NAD(P)/FAD-dependent oxidoreductase; amino-acid sequence: MVDVAIVGGGPAGLSAALFAQKNGLETAVFDTDQTWMHKAHLFNYPGVGSIDGTDYMEVLRTQVDDFGVERHQGAEVTAVESTDDGFTVTADEEYEANYVILATGAKRDLAEDLGCAFTDEGAVDVDVTTETSVEDAYATGAMVRAEEWQAVIAAGDGAAAALNILTKEKGEHYHDFNVPADAEEVFGAMADDD